A stretch of Longimicrobium sp. DNA encodes these proteins:
- a CDS encoding alkaline phosphatase family protein has product MLRRLALAGALACAAVPAVAQTAPQKPKLLVFITVDQLRPEYFTRWPGQLNGGLARLWNGGAVFTNAHQDHAITETAPGHASVMSGRFPRGTGIVSNPAGVHPDPQTRLVGYDSVGSSPFRFRGSVLLDWMRVADPRSRALSVSRKDRGAILPLGRAHQSVFWYAPNGSFVTSTYYADSLPAWVRELNARRIPQSYAGQRWDLAAPASSYPERDSVPIENRGRDFTFPHRFPTTPDSAALVFASYPAMDSLTMQMALRGLRTMRLGEGPATDLLAVSLSTTDAVGHAFGPDSREIHDQVLRLDRWLGAFLDSVYAGRDPSTVIVALTADHGVTPYPEVADPAHAAQMHVSDEALVRWTRDAATRYGVDAGAVRWDDAGLLRLDPAALARAGRDPQALAREFAATARAIPGVLRADLVSALASGDTVDDAVKRRWLHMLPRDLPFYATVTLRPGYVWGASTYAQHGSPWDMDSHVPIIFYGAPFRPGKYDVFARTVDIAPTLARALGVAPTEPIDGRVLAPALR; this is encoded by the coding sequence ATGCTCCGCCGCCTTGCCCTCGCCGGCGCGCTGGCGTGCGCCGCCGTGCCCGCCGTGGCGCAAACCGCGCCGCAGAAGCCGAAGCTGCTGGTGTTCATCACCGTGGACCAGCTCCGGCCCGAGTACTTCACCCGCTGGCCGGGGCAGCTGAACGGCGGGCTGGCGCGGCTGTGGAACGGCGGCGCGGTGTTCACCAACGCGCACCAGGACCACGCCATCACCGAGACGGCGCCCGGCCACGCGTCGGTGATGTCGGGCCGCTTCCCGCGCGGCACCGGCATCGTCAGCAACCCGGCCGGCGTGCATCCCGACCCGCAGACGCGGCTGGTGGGCTACGATTCCGTCGGCTCGTCGCCGTTCCGCTTCCGCGGGAGCGTGCTGCTCGACTGGATGCGCGTGGCCGACCCGCGCTCGCGCGCGCTCTCGGTGTCGCGCAAGGATCGCGGCGCCATCCTCCCCCTGGGCCGCGCGCACCAGAGCGTCTTCTGGTACGCGCCGAACGGGTCGTTCGTCACCAGCACCTACTACGCGGATTCGCTGCCGGCTTGGGTGCGCGAGCTCAACGCGCGTCGCATCCCGCAGAGCTACGCCGGGCAGCGGTGGGACCTCGCCGCGCCCGCGTCGTCCTATCCCGAGCGCGACAGCGTGCCGATCGAGAACCGCGGGCGGGACTTCACCTTCCCGCACCGCTTCCCGACCACGCCCGACAGCGCCGCGCTGGTGTTCGCCTCGTATCCGGCGATGGACTCGCTGACGATGCAGATGGCGCTCAGGGGGTTGCGCACGATGCGCCTGGGCGAGGGGCCTGCGACAGACCTGCTGGCCGTTTCGCTCTCCACAACCGACGCGGTGGGCCACGCCTTCGGGCCGGACTCGCGCGAGATCCACGACCAGGTGCTGCGACTGGACCGCTGGCTCGGCGCGTTTCTCGACTCCGTCTACGCGGGGCGCGACCCGTCCACGGTCATCGTCGCGCTCACCGCGGACCACGGCGTGACGCCGTATCCCGAGGTGGCGGACCCTGCGCACGCCGCGCAGATGCACGTGAGCGACGAGGCACTGGTGCGGTGGACGCGCGACGCGGCCACGCGGTACGGCGTGGACGCCGGCGCGGTGCGCTGGGACGACGCCGGGCTGCTGCGGCTGGATCCGGCCGCATTGGCGCGCGCCGGACGCGACCCCCAGGCGCTCGCGCGCGAGTTCGCGGCCACCGCGCGCGCCATCCCCGGCGTGCTGCGCGCGGACCTCGTCTCCGCTCTCGCGTCGGGCGACACCGTCGACGACGCGGTGAAGCGGCGGTGGCTGCACATGCTCCCGCGCGACCTGCCGTTCTACGCCACGGTCACGCTTCGCCCCGGCTACGTCTGGGGAGCCAGCACGTACGCGCAGCACGGCTCGCCGTGGGACATGGACTCGCACGTTCCCATCATCTTCTACGGCGCGCCGTTCCGGCCGGGGAAGTACGACGTCTTCGCGCGCACGGTCGACATCGCCCCGACACTGGCGCGCGCGCTCGGCGTGGCGCCGACGGAGCCGATCGACGGACGCGTCCTTGCACCGGCGCTGCGGTGA
- the rimJ gene encoding ribosomal protein S5-alanine N-acetyltransferase encodes MHNSTHQIWTERTVVRMATLDDVPAIARYFRENRAFLAPWEPRRSERFFTDEFWGEQVRRNLEEADNDRSLRLFIFPRDAPGEVIGNLGFSEFVRGMFQACYLGYGLSAAREGRGYMREALTAAIAHVFGELRLHRIMANYLPHNRRSGNLLKALGFQVEGYARDYLLIDGRWEDHVLTSLTNPEWRAADPM; translated from the coding sequence ATGCACAATTCCACACATCAGATCTGGACCGAGCGCACCGTGGTGCGGATGGCCACGCTGGACGACGTTCCCGCCATCGCGCGCTACTTCCGCGAGAACCGCGCGTTCCTGGCCCCTTGGGAGCCGCGGCGCTCGGAGCGCTTCTTCACGGACGAGTTCTGGGGAGAGCAGGTGCGCCGCAACCTGGAGGAGGCGGACAACGACCGCTCGCTGCGCCTCTTCATCTTCCCCAGGGATGCGCCGGGCGAGGTGATCGGCAACCTCGGCTTCAGCGAGTTCGTACGCGGGATGTTCCAGGCGTGCTACCTGGGATACGGGCTCTCCGCGGCGCGTGAGGGACGCGGATACATGCGTGAGGCGCTCACGGCGGCCATCGCCCACGTGTTCGGCGAGCTGCGCTTGCACCGCATCATGGCCAACTACCTCCCGCACAACCGCCGCAGCGGCAACCTGCTGAAGGCGCTCGGCTTCCAGGTGGAGGGCTACGCGCGCGACTACCTGCTGATCGATGGCCGCTGGGAGGACCACGTGCTCACCAGCCTCACCAACCCGGAGTGGCGCGCCGCCGACCCGATGTGA